CactatattattcaattttgattcttgtaattaatttatattcaaAGACAGTTTTATTGGAGTTAGATTTCTTGTTCATGCTGTGTCCTAATGATTGTTTTGAACTAGGCTTCATGTTCATATGTGACAATGGACATGGAGTCCAATTCAAATTTAAGTTAAAATCTTAATGGACATCAAGTTTGtcccccaaaaaaaatcataattgctTTTAAAGtgtcaaacttaaaatttaatCAGCATGACAACACAAAAGGAGGGTGgtattgactatttgtgcttcaggaggttgagaaaataattacaaacatatactacattatatCAAGtcattagtactcaaaaaaattatagttttcaaagaatatatataatttttaaatgtaggTGTCAATGGCCAAGTGACACGGGGCCATCCCTATATAATTtttagggatggcaacggggcggggcgggggcggggagtatactccccgtccccgtccccggcggggaatttgaaatattacccatccccgtccccgcggggatttaggcggggacggggattccCCATTCCCCGTCAACTCTTagtcaaaatgttaaataattataatttttaataaaaaaatatttaaaatcttaatcctagtttcaaaaattaaaatactaaactctatatatatataggcctatGAAGCATACAGTATTACAATACTAACTCTAATcgcatgtttggttcgcggaataggTCTGAAATGGCATATCATTCCCAGTAATAGACATATTCCTTAcatattccattccttatggaatagtattcctattccctcaaaattcattccacgaaccaaacgtgctgtaaaagaaattaaaatcttAATCCCGGTAGTACATAGTATGAAGCATGCAGTATTAAATActaacactaaaaaaaaattaaaatcttaatCCAGTAATGCACTATACTATGTACgggcataaataatatatatatatatatatatatatatatatatatatatataaattattcggggacggggcggggcggggaggggtatccccgtccccgttcccCGAAATTTCCCCATCCCGTCCTCGACAGGGCGGGGACCGGGGATCCCCttcggggacggggcacattgccatccctagtgaCACCCTAGTCTGGAGCTATATATCTTGTTTCGAAAATAGGGAGCTTACCTGGATTAAAGGGGAGCACTTAGCCTTGTGAaagtttttccaaaaaattgCCAAAAACACCTACATGAAACTGtctttttgtatatatatgagaCCTTTGACCTGCACCATATATCTTATTTACAGCCCAGCCCAGGTGGATTCTTCATGCTCAGTTCCAATCCGTGGTGTATCAAAGTGTTGTATTTTTGCTTCAATTTCCATTTGATTTGACGAGTTCAACCAACCTTAATTAGCTTGTGTGTAGGATATGATTGGTATGTCATCTCACCTGGGAATATATTTTGAACTCAAATCACATGTTCCCTAGCTCATCTGTAATTTCTACTGATTATTGAAGGCTTTGTACTAATGGACCATTTGATTCAAATTGAAAATGTATGAGTTATCACTATATATAGTCCATAATCAatagttattgtgtggaccacggtccaaagaCGACGTCATTTCGGGTATTTTTTTTCCACGCGACTCACTGCagtatacatttttataactcagaatgtacattattctaacacataatgcaCATTATCTTACCacagaagtttcattattctaactcataatatacattattctaatacataatgtttattattttaccccaaaagttttattattctaGCGATGTCAttttggactatggtccacactgCTGTGTGGACCGTTTTACCGTTTATAATATGGTATAGTTTGCAATTTAGCATAAGATAATGTAGTTTATTCTTAGCTTTAaaagaaaagattaaaaatCCATAAGGGCCAAAAGTtacctatatatatttaattgaataCAATTAAGTGCAAGACAGCGTGATGGCATTTGCTATATTTTAATGGTGACTATGCCTGGAAAGATTAAATATGACTTGGAAATTGCGCAGTCCTCTACCCAATTgctattttaaaaatgaaattatgatgaCATATTCCATTCCATTAGCAGATTCCATATATTGCAGATGCTAATAGTCTTCATTTTGAAAACACCTCCTAGTCTCCTAGTATACCTCACGCATCTCTTCATCATATATTTCCGCCAAGCTAAGGTATGTTAGTTAGTTGTATATTTTTCCAGGCCATTATAATATTCATTTACTTTGTTAGCATAGCATAACTCACTTGCCATTCTATCTGCTGCCTGAATTTGTTTGCTGTTTTTATATAGCCTGGCTTTAATAAAATGTTTACTTTGATCTATCTGAGTTAGTTTCAGAAACATACATAAAGTAGATTGATCGATCATATCGAGTTGTTGAATGGCGGCTTTTGTTGTTGTAACCTCCCTTTTGGAGTTAGTGGAGCAGCAGCTTTTGCAACCCAAACCATGTTTGGTTCTTCATGATACAGAAACGATTGTGTCATTGAGGGATAAGCTCTACTTTCTGCAAGCTTTTTTGGAGGAATCTGAGCTGAAACCCGAAGATCCTGAAGCTAAAGAAGAGTTGGAAAGTGAGATCCAAGATGTAGCTACTAAAGCGGAAGGCCAAATAGAATCTAAACTAAGGCTACTTTATTTGGCAGCTAATGCTAATGGAGGAGATGAGTGTTTTGTTGAGGAGGCTTGCCAACAGCTTTATCAGACCATACAACAAGTACTCAAAGATATTAAGGCAGTTGAAGTAAGGATCCTGATGCTAAAACCAAACTTCTTATTCACTTCATCAACAAATGATATCAAGGAAGAGAACATCATATTTGGTGTTAGCTCCCCAAGGCCAAGTGATTTAATCCCTCAGGATACACCCATAGTTGGATTTGATAATGATGCAAGGACACTAGTGGACTGGCTCACAAATGGGTTAATGGAACGAAGAGTTATTCCAATCTGGGGGATGGGAGGTCTTGGGAAGACTACATTAGCCAAAATGGTTTATGAAGATCCTGAAGTTAGGTATCACTTTCACATTCGAGCCCAGGCTGTTGTGTCTCGAGAACATAATGTAAAAGAGATGCTCATTCAGCTTTTGGATTGTATTTTGCCAGTCACTACTGAAATCTCCAACAAAGGTGAGGCTGAGCTAGCAGAGCAATTACGCAAAAGTTTGGTGGGTAAGAGGTATTTAATTGTCTTAGATGATGTGTGGACTGTTAAAGCATGGGATGTCATCCAAATATGTTTTCCAAATAATTTAAATGGAAGTCGGATTCTAATAACTACTCGATTAAGAGAGGTGTGTACATACTTATCTGAACAAATTTTTATTTCGAAGTTCCTAACATATGATGAATGTTGGGACCTAATTAAAAGAATTGTGTTTGGTGATGAAAGATGGAAGCCAGATCCCTACTTTGAGTCACTTGGAAGAAGTATTAGTATACTATGCGTGGGAATACCCCTGGTAGCTGTTTTGATTGCTGGACTTCTAGCTACCGTTAACAATTCATTAGAAATATGGGAAGATGTTCGTGAAACTTTGCGTACAGCACAATTAAGGCATGAAAATAACAATTTGGAAGCGATTACATCTTTGTGTTACAATTACTTGCCAAATCATTTGAAAgcttgttttctttattttggaGTTTTCCCTGAAGATAGCAGTATTCCTTTTACGAAACTAATTAACTTGTGGGTTGCAGAGGGATTTCTAAAGCCAGAAAGAAATAGGAGTTTGGAAGAAGTGGCAAAAAGTTACTTGTATGATCTCATTAATAGAAATCTAGTTCAAATTGACAAGCGAAGTGTTGATGGCAAGATTAATAGATGTAAAATTCATGATAGAGTGCATGAGATGTGTGTGAGAGAAGCTAAAAAGAAGAACATTATGTCTCTTCTAAATGAAAAGTATGCTCTAGAAGTTCGCCGTTGGATAAGTTGTCAATCAAGTTATTGGCCGATCACTCAAGCATGTTATGGGAATCACTCTTGCCATGAAATCCGTTCTATTCTATACTTTGGAAAAGATTTCTACCTTTCAAGATGCAGGTTGGTGCACCCATGTTTGAAACTACTAAGAGTATTGGATTTATCTTTACTTAAATACTCTCATGGCATGCCTAGTGGAATAGCGGATTTAATTCATTTGAGATACTTGGCTTTAAGCACCATAGGTTCTGTTTATAAGTTTAGATTCTCTAAGCTTCAAAATTTGCAAACTCTAGTTGTTTCTTCATGGATGGGAGGGTGTCATTTGCAACTGCCAAGTAATATTTTGGATTTGTTACAATTGAGGCACTTGCATCTTGAAAAAAGATATTCACAGTGTCTCCCAAGCTTGATTCAAGAGAATTTGCAAACTCTTTATTGGTTGAAAGTTGCTAGctcaaaccaaaataaaaattttaaaatggttcCACAATTGAAGGAGCTAGGGATTTACATTGAAGGTGAGTTGGTGCATGGTTGTCTTGAGAGCCTTGTTCATTTACATCTACTTGAAAAATTGAAGGTTGAAATAGGAAGGGTAGAGCGCTTTTATCTTCCTACTTCTTTTCCTCCAAATCTTAAACAGTTGACACTTCGTTATACTTATGTGCCATGGAAGGAGATACACATTGTTGGGAAGTTGCCCAACTTGGAGACTCTCAAACTAAAGGATTTTGCATTTTGCGGCTCAAAGTGGGAACAAACAGAGATgggatttaaaaaattaaaggtgCTTCTCATTTCACGCTTAGATTTCACAAGTTGGAATGCAAGTGCTAATCATTTTCCTATTTTGGAGAAATTAGTCCTGAAATATTGCTGGGAATTAAAACAAGTTCCAATTGATTTTGCCAACATCGAAACATTGAAATCAATTGTGCTAGAGAGTTGTTATTCTTCTCTTGTGAATTCTGCACATGAAATTAGTAAGATGTCTACTTATGAGAATCAGAGGAGGGGAGATGAACCTGCATTCATTGTTGATGATCTTGGAACTAAGGTGTTTCTCTAATTCTTTATTGTGATATTCAAATACTAGTTTTGGCTTCTGGTTCTGCAAATCTGATTAATTTGTTGCATTTTCCAATTCTCATTTTGAATATTGTTTCAAGATTGACTTGCCAAGTAATGAGatttttgaagaagaaagtgttgaATGTTCGATGGAAGACAGCGACGaaacattttgttaattttgtgtttgataaAAGCTTATGAAAATCAAGGTATGTATTTCAATGAAACATCTCCACCATCCTCTCGTTGTATGTGTTAGTGTGCATGTATCTCCATGGAGCTACACCCCTTAATTTGAGATTTTTCCAAAGTATATTATGcttttatttaaactttaaatccTCAATTGTATTGCCATTAACGAAATATTATGATagcaaataatgtatattttacgtcattatatttatatatatataatcttaaaaTTTTGGTAATATTACTCACTTTGGCTACTTTAATTTTCTCTACGTAGAAAGatgatctctttttttttagtaaatttaCAGAGTCTTTCTCTTCGTCCGTGTAACGGTCCGGGGttcggggtccacccacgttcgctccgggaggcacgggagctggcccaggggaaATCGTCACttatgggaattgaacccggattctcccgaaattcctccccacaaagagagctcacttgcaacttgagctaccccactgggttagAAAGATGATCTCTGATCTCTAGCAATGAGGGCGTTGTTGTCTGCATTAGATCCCGGCTGACTGGATTTGGTGTCATCATTTGCTTATCTGATGTATGTAGAGTTTATGTTTGTTCGGTTGGTTGAAGGGCTAATGTTGCAGTTGATATTCTCCATTCCACATTGTTGTTCAATTTGTCTCTTGTTCATCTTTGAGTATTCTTGTAATCATATTTCGAAGAAAGTTGTATTGAACCTACCAAAGTGTATGTTTTAGTTGAATGTTATTTGAACCATTGCATGCTTCATCACCATAAGTGCTACGCATAAGTTTATTTGAGTATGTACATTAGCTTACTTGTTCACTTTACTTAATGATTGTTTTGAAATAAACTTGATGCTCTTATGTGATAATGCATGGTTGATATTAAAGTTAAATCTGAATGGACAAAAAGTTAGATTAAATGCAATTCATTAAAGACAAATTCATCTGCAACTATGACGACCACTTATGCTTACCATTAATCAGAGTAGTATGGATTACAAAATTGGGTCCGGCGATTGATTTTTAATTGGTAATTACAcagttttaaattttacttaatGTAAGAATTGCCTcttgaccttcttgatttgaaccgattagctattgacaacttaaattgatttatctcattatcattttttgccggctagggtcataAGGTAAACTTTTTCCAAAACGTACTTTCGAATTGCGCATGTCAATTTTCTCATAACTCATATCAAAGAGTAGTACAagatattttcatttattagttGCTAAGTTCATTGACTCTATATATAGTTGTTGTATGATATTTTACATTTGCCATATATAGCTAAAGCAATTGCgttaaaacaaacaaacaaacaaacacttgTGCTTTGAAAAGAGACGTAGTTCTGACTGacgtaataaataaatgatacgtcgtcagttttttaaaattgacatcatatattatttttaaattttttaaaaaatacatacgaTATCggtttttagaaaaataaaattaaaaaaaaaaaaaaaagccgaCGCCGTatagttaattattttgtttaaagagAGATACCACAACTGACGTGGTATCAtatgctttttaaaaaaattaaaacatatgacaccaaatttatttaaaaactgacgtcgtatctattttttaaattaaacaaaaaataatttgaaatataatttaatataaaactaaaattaaagttcatcataatatttaatacacACCAAGTTTCACAGGAAATACAAAAAATACCAcctattataaacaaataatttgaaataattttaaaatatttataacaattcacacaaatttaaaaacataattcgaaataatttaaaattattattttcaaataacaaaaattcacaaattaaaataatacttaaaaaatttttttaaactcaaaatgaaaaaggaagGTGGTGGTGGAGTGGCGGACCGCGACagtgaaaagaagaagaagaggaggaggaggatgaagaagaagaagaagaagaaggaggaggaggaggaggaggtggcAACGATGACGATGGCGGTgaggagaagaaaagaagaagaaggaaaagaaagtgaataagaagaaaaataggCGGATCTAGATTTAAAAAGGATACGACGTCGATTTGTTAGTATAACCGACTTTGAAtcggtttttcaaaaaaaatcgacgtcgtatatattatttattatttttttaaaaagtatatga
This region of Ipomoea triloba cultivar NCNSP0323 chromosome 15, ASM357664v1 genomic DNA includes:
- the LOC116005964 gene encoding putative late blight resistance protein homolog R1B-19; protein product: MAAFVVVTSLLELVEQQLLQPKPCLVLHDTETIVSLRDKLYFLQAFLEESELKPEDPEAKEELESEIQDVATKAEGQIESKLRLLYLAANANGGDECFVEEACQQLYQTIQQVLKDIKAVEVRILMLKPNFLFTSSTNDIKEENIIFGVSSPRPSDLIPQDTPIVGFDNDARTLVDWLTNGLMERRVIPIWGMGGLGKTTLAKMVYEDPEVRYHFHIRAQAVVSREHNVKEMLIQLLDCILPVTTEISNKGEAELAEQLRKSLVGKRIVFGDERWKPDPYFESLGRSISILCVGIPLVAVLIAGLLATVNNSLEIWEDVRETLRTAQLRHENNNLEAITSLCYNYLPNHLKACFLYFGVFPEDSSIPFTKLINLWVAEGFLKPERNRSLEEVAKSYLYDLINRNLVQIDKRSVDGKINRCKIHDRVHEMCVREAKKKNIMSLLNEKFLPFKMQVGAPMFETTKSIGFIFT
- the LOC116007352 gene encoding putative late blight resistance protein homolog R1B-14; its protein translation is MPSGIADLIHLRYLALSTIGSVYKFRFSKLQNLQTLVVSSWMGGCHLQLPSNILDLLQLRHLHLEKRYSQCLPSLIQENLQTLYWLKVASSNQNKNFKMVPQLKELGIYIEGELVHGCLESLVHLHLLEKLKVEIGRVERFYLPTSFPPNLKQLTLRYTYVPWKEIHIVGKLPNLETLKLKDFAFCGSKWEQTEMGFKKLKVLLISRLDFTSWNASANHFPILEKLVLKYCWELKQVPIDFANIETLKSIVLESCYSSLVNSAHEISKMSTYENQRRGDEPAFIVDDLGTKIDLPSNEIFEEESVECSMEDSDETFC